A section of the Peptococcaceae bacterium genome encodes:
- a CDS encoding pyruvate formate lyase family protein, giving the protein MGTKASDRVVKLRKSMVTRPEICVERGYLMTQSYQETEGQPEIIRRAKALEKVLKEMTIGIEDGELIVGRGSSKLRAGILTPELNAAWYAEERDLLSTRTVDRFKPLTEEEKAKIKEIAAYWKGRSLFDKWKARVPEEILKFNNIVQCGGAFCGNNQYFGHSSADYEILIKKGIKGIKQEVEEELAKVNLVKMEDLKKYYFLKAVNITLDAALVFVKRYAELAESLAAKETDEQRKLELKKIAETCSWVPLNPARNFYEALQSTWFGYLIVMIEGIGPGNGFGRVDQYLYPFYKKDIEEGNLTPEAALELIELFLIKANGLCIPYSTEAANFFAGFSMTVNFVLGGLTKDGKDAVNELSYIFLEAEKEIALSCEDIIVRISKKTPDAFVIKACELANALKGKVKFLSDETVIKGLMNDGKPAELARQYIITGCNTPTVPGYSLDVPGGMVNLPLMLDLALNNGVARMVNDMQVGPPTGDARKFKSFGEVWDAFKKQVEALIPYALVFRNVDKQLFAEYCPVPFQSIFYHNCIKKGLDCTNGGTAPYIAYAVSLSGIPNVGDALAAIKKVVFEDKKIV; this is encoded by the coding sequence ATGGGAACAAAAGCAAGCGACAGGGTGGTAAAACTGAGGAAGAGCATGGTTACCAGGCCGGAGATCTGCGTCGAAAGAGGCTATCTCATGACGCAATCCTATCAAGAAACAGAAGGCCAACCGGAAATAATCAGAAGAGCAAAGGCCCTGGAAAAGGTCTTGAAGGAAATGACCATCGGTATTGAGGACGGCGAGCTGATTGTTGGTCGCGGCTCCAGCAAACTGAGAGCCGGCATCTTGACGCCCGAACTGAATGCAGCCTGGTATGCGGAAGAAAGGGACTTGCTGTCGACAAGAACTGTTGATCGATTCAAGCCTTTAACCGAAGAAGAAAAAGCGAAAATCAAGGAGATCGCTGCATATTGGAAAGGGAGATCGCTTTTTGATAAGTGGAAGGCACGGGTTCCTGAAGAAATATTGAAATTCAACAACATTGTGCAGTGCGGCGGCGCATTTTGCGGAAACAACCAATACTTCGGCCATTCCAGCGCAGACTACGAGATCCTGATTAAAAAAGGAATCAAGGGCATTAAACAAGAGGTTGAAGAAGAACTGGCCAAAGTCAACCTTGTAAAAATGGAGGACTTAAAAAAGTACTATTTTCTGAAGGCTGTCAATATTACGCTTGATGCCGCTCTGGTGTTTGTGAAGCGTTATGCTGAACTGGCCGAAAGTCTGGCCGCGAAAGAAACCGATGAACAAAGGAAGCTTGAGCTTAAAAAAATAGCGGAAACCTGCAGCTGGGTTCCGCTTAATCCGGCCCGCAACTTTTACGAAGCGCTGCAATCAACATGGTTTGGCTATCTGATTGTCATGATTGAAGGAATTGGCCCCGGCAACGGTTTTGGGAGGGTGGACCAGTACCTCTACCCATTCTATAAGAAAGACATTGAAGAGGGTAATCTTACCCCTGAAGCTGCTTTGGAATTGATTGAACTGTTCTTGATAAAAGCCAACGGGTTGTGCATTCCCTATTCTACGGAAGCGGCAAACTTTTTTGCGGGTTTCTCGATGACGGTGAATTTTGTCCTGGGCGGCTTGACCAAGGATGGAAAAGACGCGGTAAACGAACTGTCATATATTTTCCTTGAAGCGGAAAAAGAAATCGCCTTAAGCTGTGAGGATATTATCGTCAGAATCAGCAAGAAGACCCCGGATGCGTTTGTGATAAAAGCATGCGAGTTGGCGAACGCGTTAAAGGGGAAAGTTAAGTTCCTAAGCGACGAGACTGTTATCAAGGGACTGATGAATGACGGCAAACCGGCAGAGCTTGCGCGGCAGTACATAATTACCGGCTGCAACACCCCGACGGTTCCGGGGTATTCGTTGGATGTTCCCGGGGGGATGGTCAATCTGCCCCTGATGTTGGATTTGGCGTTAAACAACGGCGTCGCCAGAATGGTCAACGACATGCAAGTAGGGCCGCCAACAGGCGATGCGCGCAAGTTCAAGTCTTTCGGGGAGGTTTGGGACGCCTTCAAGAAACAGGTTGAAGCGCTGATACCTTATGCCCTTGTCTTCCGCAATGTCGACAAGCAGCTCTTTGCCGAGTATTGCCCAGTGCCGTTTCAGTCCATATTTTACCACAACTGCATCAAAAAAGGACTCGACTGCACTAACGGCGGGACCGCTCCCTATATCGCCTACGCCGTGTCGCTGTCTGGGATTCCAAATGTGGGAGACGCCCTGGCTGCGATTAAAAAAGTTGTGTTTGAAGACAAAAAAATCGTTTAG
- a CDS encoding cyclase family protein, producing MSKKYKIYDLSQPLGQNVPLWPWPGFMQDIRVERVAYHERQRKSTAVLTLKMHSSTHADAPFHVLEDGITIEKMPLETFYGEGVVVYLPTKKWEKITPQMLENVTPKIQKGDFVVLNTGWHKLYRVKNYEYMNYYGGLYREAAEWFVEKGVKAVAVDQGALDHPLAHPPLEETMPWLYREYKKETGRDPIEDYPEYEPCHKILLGNGIAGYENCGGEMDQVTGKRVLLAGFPIRWENGDASIVRLVAITEVE from the coding sequence ATGAGCAAAAAGTACAAAATCTACGACCTGTCTCAACCGCTGGGGCAAAACGTCCCTTTGTGGCCGTGGCCTGGTTTCATGCAGGACATCCGGGTGGAAAGAGTGGCCTACCACGAACGGCAGAGGAAATCCACCGCCGTGCTCACCTTGAAAATGCACTCTTCTACCCATGCCGACGCCCCGTTCCATGTGCTGGAGGACGGGATAACCATTGAGAAAATGCCCCTGGAGACCTTTTACGGCGAAGGCGTGGTTGTCTACCTGCCGACCAAGAAGTGGGAAAAAATCACTCCCCAAATGTTGGAAAACGTTACCCCCAAAATCCAAAAAGGCGACTTTGTCGTCCTGAACACCGGCTGGCACAAACTATACCGGGTGAAGAACTACGAATATATGAACTATTATGGCGGCCTGTACCGCGAAGCGGCCGAATGGTTCGTGGAAAAAGGCGTCAAGGCCGTGGCTGTGGACCAGGGCGCCCTGGACCACCCGTTGGCCCATCCGCCGCTGGAGGAGACCATGCCCTGGCTGTACAGGGAATACAAAAAAGAAACGGGCAGAGACCCCATCGAGGATTACCCCGAGTACGAACCTTGCCACAAAATACTTCTCGGCAACGGTATTGCCGGCTATGAGAACTGCGGCGGGGAAATGGACCAGGTTACCGGCAAGCGCGTGCTGCTGGCCGGCTTCCCCATCCGGTGGGAAAACGGGGACGCGTCCATAGTTCGCCTGGTGGCCATCACCGAAGTTGAATAA
- a CDS encoding glucose 1-dehydrogenase, whose translation MNLFDLSGKKAVVIGGGGGIGRAIAAGLAGHGAEVGIASRNLANLEEAAAEIKAETGKDIKIFQVDSADEASVKALVKAALDEFGTIDILVNSQGYNLKSPALEFPMDEWDKLFKVNVKGFMICCQEFGRVMVEKKSGKIINVSSVRGIRANAGGNSAYCASKGAVDMITRTLAAEWAPYNVKVNAIGPALIATKLTEKQMKEPGRTQNYLKNIPLGRLGETRDVVGAAVFLASEASDFVTGQIIYVDGGLTAIG comes from the coding sequence ATGAACCTGTTCGATCTGAGCGGGAAGAAGGCGGTGGTCATCGGCGGCGGCGGAGGCATCGGCCGGGCCATCGCCGCCGGGTTGGCGGGGCACGGAGCCGAAGTCGGCATCGCCAGCCGCAACCTAGCCAACCTGGAAGAGGCCGCCGCCGAAATAAAAGCGGAAACCGGCAAAGACATCAAAATATTCCAGGTCGATTCGGCAGACGAGGCGAGCGTAAAGGCGCTGGTCAAAGCAGCGCTTGACGAGTTTGGCACAATTGATATCCTGGTTAATTCCCAGGGTTACAACCTGAAAAGCCCGGCCCTTGAATTTCCCATGGACGAATGGGACAAATTGTTCAAGGTCAATGTGAAAGGCTTTATGATCTGCTGCCAAGAGTTTGGCCGGGTCATGGTGGAAAAGAAAAGCGGGAAAATCATCAACGTGTCCTCGGTGCGGGGCATCCGGGCGAACGCCGGCGGGAACAGCGCCTACTGCGCCAGCAAGGGCGCGGTGGATATGATTACCAGGACGCTGGCGGCCGAATGGGCCCCTTACAATGTCAAGGTCAACGCCATCGGGCCCGCCTTGATTGCCACCAAGCTGACGGAAAAACAGATGAAGGAACCGGGGAGGACTCAAAACTATCTTAAGAATATTCCGCTGGGGAGGCTGGGAGAGACCAGGGACGTTGTCGGCGCGGCGGTGTTTTTGGCTTCCGAGGCTTCGGATTTCGTTACCGGCCAAATCATATATGTTGACGGCGGCCTTACCGCCATCGGATAA
- a CDS encoding formate C-acetyltransferase/glycerol dehydratase family glycyl radical enzyme, which translates to MAFEATARVKELRSRMLTTPAICVERGYLMTKSYQETEGQPEAIRRAKALEKILKEMTIRIEDGELIAGWATGKVRAGAVLPEISSEWILDELDTVATREWDKYVPLTEEEKAKLKEVVAYWKGEALYDKWQALVPEQAKELNHIIQGTAGFSENSHHMAHVAVDYERVITKGLNDIKRQVEEALGKLDLSVMENLDKYHFYSAVKIVLEAAENFAKRYAQLAAGLAKQESNPQRKSELERIAETCNWVPANPARNFYEAIQSIWFVYIILMIEGWGAGMSLGRVDQYLYPFYKKDVEAGVITDAEAHELLSLLLIKMNGVVALADKNVSKVLGGYPIMQGLTLGGVTRDGRDAVNELSYLFLEADRVVGLSAEEIMVRINKINPESFVMKAAETAVSLRGKIKFVSDETSIPQMMNCGIPLEYARDYISTGCHNPTIPAFSHDLGGVIFNLPLAVDLALNNGFSRQTGKQIGPKTGDPAMFRTFEEVMEAYKKQVEHMLSVVFLYKNADMKLFAEVPVVFQSALFHHCLEKGLDIYQGGTHPYHTHITAIAGAANVGDSLAAVKKVVFDDRQITMRQLVSALEKNFEGEERIRHLLQQAPKFGNDDDYVDLILKDVLIHACDTIRKHKSFAGRQSVASTVAMTANIPLGWVVGALPDGRKAGEPLSEGGISPYQGRNVSGPTPTMKSVAKLDQIKLRGSILNMRFNPDAVKDEPKMRKFVSLLRTFCEIGGNLIQFNFVDTQMLKDAQKNPEKYKDLLVRVATYSAYFVELSPELQNDIINRTEFEEV; encoded by the coding sequence ATGGCATTTGAAGCCACCGCAAGGGTAAAAGAATTACGGTCGCGCATGCTCACGACACCTGCAATTTGTGTTGAACGCGGGTATCTCATGACCAAGTCCTATCAAGAGACCGAGGGTCAGCCTGAGGCAATCAGAAGGGCAAAAGCCCTGGAAAAGATCTTGAAAGAAATGACCATTCGGATCGAAGACGGAGAACTGATTGCCGGTTGGGCTACGGGCAAAGTACGCGCTGGCGCAGTTCTTCCGGAAATTTCATCCGAGTGGATCCTGGACGAATTGGATACCGTAGCGACAAGAGAGTGGGATAAGTATGTCCCTTTGACAGAAGAAGAAAAGGCGAAATTGAAAGAAGTCGTTGCTTATTGGAAAGGGGAAGCCCTGTACGACAAGTGGCAGGCTTTGGTACCGGAGCAGGCAAAAGAATTAAACCATATCATTCAGGGGACGGCTGGTTTCAGTGAAAACAGCCACCATATGGCCCATGTCGCTGTTGACTACGAGCGGGTTATTACCAAGGGGTTAAACGATATAAAGAGACAAGTCGAGGAAGCATTGGGGAAACTGGACCTTAGCGTGATGGAGAATCTTGACAAATACCATTTTTACAGTGCCGTCAAGATTGTTTTGGAAGCTGCAGAGAACTTTGCCAAAAGATACGCGCAGCTGGCCGCCGGTTTGGCCAAACAGGAGAGCAACCCGCAAAGAAAATCCGAATTGGAAAGAATAGCCGAAACCTGCAACTGGGTCCCGGCTAACCCGGCCCGCAACTTTTATGAAGCAATCCAATCAATCTGGTTTGTTTATATCATCCTGATGATAGAAGGATGGGGCGCCGGGATGAGCCTGGGGAGAGTCGACCAGTACCTGTACCCGTTCTATAAGAAAGATGTTGAGGCAGGGGTCATCACCGATGCAGAAGCGCATGAACTGCTTTCATTGCTCCTCATCAAAATGAACGGCGTCGTGGCCCTGGCGGATAAGAACGTTTCAAAAGTCCTTGGTGGCTATCCTATCATGCAGGGCTTGACATTGGGCGGCGTGACCAGGGACGGCCGGGATGCAGTAAACGAGCTATCTTATCTCTTTCTGGAAGCGGACAGAGTTGTGGGATTAAGCGCCGAAGAGATTATGGTGAGGATTAATAAAATCAACCCGGAGTCTTTTGTGATGAAAGCGGCTGAAACGGCAGTGTCTTTGAGAGGCAAGATCAAGTTTGTCAGCGACGAAACTTCCATCCCGCAAATGATGAATTGCGGGATACCCCTGGAATATGCCCGCGACTATATCTCTACTGGTTGTCATAATCCCACCATACCAGCCTTTTCTCATGATTTGGGGGGAGTAATATTCAATCTCCCGCTGGCGGTTGATTTGGCGTTAAACAATGGTTTTTCCCGGCAAACAGGCAAGCAGATCGGGCCTAAAACAGGCGACCCCGCAATGTTCAGAACATTTGAAGAGGTCATGGAGGCCTATAAAAAACAGGTCGAACACATGCTTTCGGTCGTTTTTCTCTACAAGAACGCAGACATGAAACTCTTTGCGGAGGTCCCGGTCGTGTTTCAATCTGCCCTTTTCCATCACTGCCTTGAAAAGGGTCTGGACATCTACCAGGGAGGAACGCATCCATACCATACGCACATAACGGCGATTGCCGGGGCAGCCAACGTCGGCGATTCGCTGGCGGCCGTCAAAAAAGTGGTGTTTGATGACCGGCAGATCACCATGCGGCAATTGGTCAGCGCCCTGGAAAAGAACTTTGAAGGCGAAGAGAGGATTCGCCACCTGTTGCAGCAGGCCCCAAAATTTGGCAACGATGACGACTATGTGGACCTGATCCTGAAAGATGTACTTATTCACGCCTGCGATACAATCAGAAAGCATAAAAGCTTTGCCGGGCGGCAGAGTGTTGCCTCGACTGTCGCGATGACCGCCAATATTCCCCTGGGCTGGGTAGTGGGAGCCCTGCCGGATGGGAGAAAAGCCGGCGAACCGCTGTCCGAAGGCGGTATATCACCTTACCAGGGCAGGAATGTTTCCGGACCCACACCCACCATGAAATCAGTGGCGAAGCTGGATCAGATCAAACTGAGGGGTTCCATCTTGAATATGAGGTTCAACCCGGATGCAGTAAAAGATGAGCCGAAAATGAGAAAATTTGTTTCTCTCCTCAGGACCTTCTGTGAAATTGGGGGGAACCTGATTCAATTTAATTTTGTTGACACTCAAATGTTGAAAGACGCCCAAAAGAATCCGGAAAAATACAAAGACCTGCTGGTAAGGGTGGCCACATACAGCGCCTACTTTGTTGAATTGAGTCCGGAGTTGCAAAACGACATTATCAACCGGACAGAGTTCGAGGAAGTCTGA
- a CDS encoding FAD-binding protein, with amino-acid sequence MDTGMGVTGSKIEEIQADLAIIGGGAGGLSAAIEARDKGVKNVVVLEKMNAPGGNAIFPDLMISWDGRPPKLPCMDDNRIVDGDPRIDPDYTIRTDANFKAAMEWNHWRGDARLIRTLINKSEELSDWLKSKMEPEDYIENPEAMRGNMQGRLVKILLRECKKQGIRILCNTPAQKLLKDETGAAAGVLAETKDGGKLIVRSTRVIISTGGFMGDKELMSRYFPNYDENTLNDLVILGFRRSGDGIKMAFEAGAAPDGTVAFEWSLNRIPCLGMSPSPYKDFLNNARNPELVWVTPKGVRFADESKINATNSMYRLPNKTCYILFAENIKEHIVNKTPSIFRWHAYKDKNLEKEIAQLVETGYVKIAGTWEEIAEWIGADAAVLNETIAEYNSFCAKGHDDWFCKNPKALIPLIKPPFYASKCAMAMLVTCGPLKVNTKMELLDKNDNPLPGFYAAGADIGGIDSDTYAAAVASHSMRFAISSGRIAAENAAKAILAAK; translated from the coding sequence GTGGATACAGGTATGGGCGTGACCGGTTCAAAAATTGAAGAAATACAGGCCGACCTGGCGATAATCGGCGGCGGAGCAGGAGGATTGAGCGCTGCTATCGAGGCAAGAGACAAGGGTGTAAAAAATGTGGTTGTTTTGGAGAAAATGAATGCGCCCGGCGGGAACGCGATATTTCCAGACCTGATGATATCTTGGGACGGGCGTCCTCCGAAGCTGCCCTGCATGGATGACAACAGGATTGTCGACGGTGATCCGCGCATTGACCCCGATTACACCATTCGGACAGACGCCAACTTCAAGGCTGCCATGGAATGGAACCACTGGCGCGGTGATGCACGCCTGATCAGAACGCTGATCAATAAAAGCGAAGAGCTGTCGGATTGGCTGAAATCAAAAATGGAACCGGAGGATTACATCGAAAACCCGGAAGCCATGCGCGGGAACATGCAAGGGAGGCTGGTGAAAATTCTCCTCAGGGAATGCAAAAAGCAAGGCATACGGATATTATGCAATACACCGGCCCAAAAGCTGCTAAAGGACGAAACGGGGGCCGCAGCGGGAGTACTCGCCGAAACAAAAGATGGAGGGAAGCTGATTGTTCGTTCAACAAGGGTAATCATCTCCACCGGCGGGTTTATGGGCGATAAGGAACTCATGTCCAGGTACTTTCCCAACTACGATGAAAACACCTTGAACGATCTGGTCATTCTGGGCTTCCGCCGTTCAGGAGACGGAATAAAAATGGCCTTTGAAGCGGGTGCGGCGCCGGACGGCACAGTTGCTTTCGAATGGAGTTTAAACAGAATTCCATGCCTGGGGATGTCGCCTTCGCCTTACAAAGACTTTCTGAACAATGCCAGGAATCCGGAGCTTGTATGGGTGACCCCGAAAGGCGTGCGTTTTGCTGACGAATCGAAGATCAATGCCACCAACAGCATGTACAGGCTGCCTAATAAGACCTGCTATATTCTTTTTGCCGAAAACATAAAGGAACACATAGTCAATAAAACGCCAAGCATATTTAGATGGCACGCGTACAAAGACAAGAATTTGGAAAAAGAAATAGCCCAACTGGTCGAAACAGGATACGTGAAAATCGCCGGCACATGGGAAGAAATAGCCGAGTGGATAGGAGCAGATGCCGCCGTTCTGAACGAGACAATCGCCGAATACAACTCTTTCTGTGCAAAAGGGCATGATGATTGGTTCTGCAAGAACCCCAAGGCTTTAATTCCTCTAATTAAGCCGCCTTTTTATGCAAGCAAATGCGCGATGGCTATGCTGGTAACGTGTGGGCCTCTAAAGGTCAATACGAAAATGGAACTGCTTGATAAAAATGACAATCCTCTGCCGGGATTCTATGCAGCCGGTGCAGATATTGGCGGCATCGATTCGGATACATATGCGGCTGCGGTCGCAAGCCACTCCATGCGCTTCGCGATCTCTTCCGGCCGCATAGCCGCAGAAAACGCAGCCAAAGCAATCTTGGCGGCAAAATGA
- a CDS encoding 3-hydroxyacyl-CoA dehydrogenase family protein, with protein sequence MHKTKEVIDMEIEGVKKVGIFGAGTMGPGLAQVFAAGGLETGLYTRKKETLERALPVIETNLNTFARRGLLEPGSIKDIMSRIKPTRELEEAASNAGLVVETIVEDLAAKKELYAKLDEICPARTIFTSNTSYLNVFQVLPAKRQKNSAIAHWFAPPHVVPLVEVVRGPETSDETVKFLVEFLKRLDKVPVVLQRFVPGFVINRLLRIIGREVFFLLDNGYITPEELDMAVKASIIPRAMVLGFVQRYDFTGLDLSARNLQNQDFLEAPVDNRPKSLFERVERGELGVKSGKGFYDYRGRKLEDILRERDNALLDVFKLTKDLIYKHI encoded by the coding sequence ATGCATAAAACAAAAGAGGTAATTGACATGGAAATCGAAGGAGTAAAAAAGGTGGGCATATTTGGCGCAGGGACAATGGGGCCGGGCTTGGCTCAGGTTTTTGCCGCCGGGGGACTGGAAACAGGGCTCTATACGCGCAAGAAAGAAACGCTGGAAAGGGCGCTGCCCGTTATCGAAACAAACCTGAACACCTTTGCCCGGCGGGGTCTGCTGGAACCAGGCAGCATCAAGGACATCATGTCCAGGATAAAACCCACCCGGGAGCTGGAAGAAGCGGCCTCAAACGCCGGCCTGGTCGTGGAAACGATCGTGGAGGACCTTGCGGCCAAAAAAGAACTGTACGCCAAGCTGGACGAAATTTGCCCTGCCAGGACGATATTTACCAGCAACACATCTTACCTGAATGTTTTTCAAGTTCTTCCCGCCAAAAGGCAAAAGAATTCCGCCATCGCTCACTGGTTTGCCCCGCCGCATGTCGTTCCCCTGGTGGAAGTGGTCAGGGGTCCGGAAACCTCCGACGAAACAGTGAAATTTTTGGTGGAGTTTTTAAAAAGGCTGGATAAGGTGCCGGTGGTCTTGCAAAGATTTGTTCCCGGATTTGTGATCAACCGGCTGCTGCGCATAATCGGCCGGGAAGTGTTTTTCCTGCTGGACAACGGCTATATCACGCCGGAGGAACTGGACATGGCGGTCAAGGCCAGCATCATCCCGCGGGCGATGGTTTTGGGCTTTGTGCAAAGGTATGACTTTACCGGCCTGGACCTGAGCGCGCGCAACCTTCAAAACCAGGATTTTCTTGAAGCGCCTGTAGATAACAGGCCCAAGAGCCTGTTCGAGAGAGTGGAGAGAGGAGAACTTGGCGTCAAGTCGGGCAAAGGCTTCTATGATTACCGTGGCCGGAAACTGGAAGACATTTTAAGGGAAAGAGACAACGCCCTATTGGACGTGTTTAAGCTGACCAAAGATTTAATATATAAACACATATAA
- a CDS encoding nicotinate-nucleotide pyrophosphorylase: MIDVRAHVFQGIDQEFRFAITSNQKGVFAGSEKLLKTAEEIKLKNLWAAADGMLLSEKTTVFKASGDPLQVTLAEEKLLGLIGKPSGVATSARKMVEAAGGRIKVVCGAWKKVFPETKEELRQAIAIGGAGIRMAEEPFVYLDKNYARMLGGIGRAVKRAVTLPGRTVVIQLRGEFGPIADEANEAVEAGAGILMVDTGRIADLQAVVKAGTDGNWRKRVKIGFAGDVTAEKLAALIEAGADIVDVGRAIIDAPILDFRLDIKQGILRRQQITRGEEGG; this comes from the coding sequence GTGATAGATGTCAGGGCGCATGTTTTCCAGGGAATTGACCAGGAATTTAGGTTTGCAATTACTTCAAACCAGAAGGGCGTCTTTGCTGGCTCGGAAAAGTTGTTAAAAACAGCTGAAGAAATAAAACTTAAAAATCTCTGGGCTGCAGCCGACGGGATGCTGCTCAGCGAAAAAACCACGGTCTTCAAAGCGAGTGGAGATCCGCTCCAAGTAACTCTGGCCGAAGAAAAGCTGCTGGGACTCATCGGAAAGCCATCGGGCGTGGCGACCTCGGCCCGGAAGATGGTGGAAGCGGCAGGAGGGCGAATCAAGGTTGTATGCGGTGCCTGGAAAAAAGTTTTTCCGGAAACCAAAGAGGAACTTAGACAAGCCATCGCCATAGGCGGCGCAGGAATCCGGATGGCGGAAGAACCATTCGTGTATTTAGATAAGAACTACGCGCGGATGCTTGGCGGGATTGGCAGGGCCGTCAAAAGAGCGGTAACCCTGCCTGGGAGAACGGTAGTGATTCAGCTGAGGGGTGAGTTTGGCCCGATTGCCGACGAAGCCAATGAAGCCGTTGAGGCAGGGGCAGGCATTTTGATGGTAGACACAGGAAGAATTGCAGATTTGCAGGCCGTGGTCAAGGCAGGCACTGACGGCAACTGGCGCAAGCGGGTGAAAATCGGCTTTGCAGGCGATGTAACTGCAGAAAAACTGGCAGCTTTGATAGAAGCCGGCGCAGACATCGTCGATGTGGGCAGGGCAATTATTGATGCGCCAATACTGGATTTTCGCCTGGACATTAAGCAGGGCATTCTCCGGCGACAACAAATAACCCGTGGGGAAGAAGGTGGATAA
- a CDS encoding glycyl-radical enzyme activating protein, with the protein MEQTTGLIFHIIHGSFVDGYGIRTTVFLKGCPLKCAWCCNPEGQAFHPELKVTAAKCDGCGRCVPVCPVGAIRLAEEQDKAKLYVDRTLCTNCGKCIEVCYTGALECFGKYYTVEEILENVKKDQQFYNSSGGGVTIGGGEATWQPAFTLELIKKCQENYIHTAIDTCGYTTSPEGIKCLEEADLLLFDIKDMNPERHLKNTGVSNEPIIKNLKRFNDAGKPIIIRVPVVPGYNDSEENLKATAEFLAGLKSVERVDLMPVHEFGKVKYEQLGKEYKLKVRPVPPERQEEIKALFEHYGLNTQIGG; encoded by the coding sequence ATGGAACAAACAACAGGGCTTATCTTTCATATCATTCACGGTTCTTTTGTCGATGGTTACGGTATAAGGACTACGGTATTCCTAAAAGGATGCCCACTCAAATGCGCCTGGTGCTGTAACCCGGAGGGGCAGGCATTCCATCCCGAGTTGAAGGTGACTGCTGCAAAGTGCGACGGATGCGGCAGATGTGTTCCTGTCTGCCCGGTTGGCGCAATCCGGCTTGCTGAAGAACAGGATAAGGCAAAGCTTTATGTTGACAGAACGTTGTGCACAAATTGCGGAAAATGCATTGAAGTATGCTATACAGGCGCTTTGGAATGTTTCGGAAAATACTATACCGTTGAAGAAATCCTGGAGAACGTAAAAAAGGATCAACAGTTCTACAATTCGTCTGGAGGAGGAGTGACAATAGGGGGTGGCGAAGCGACCTGGCAACCGGCGTTTACCCTGGAACTAATCAAAAAGTGCCAGGAGAACTACATCCATACGGCAATTGACACCTGCGGATACACCACCTCGCCGGAAGGCATAAAATGCCTGGAAGAGGCAGACCTGCTGCTGTTTGATATCAAAGACATGAATCCGGAGAGACATCTGAAAAACACGGGCGTCTCCAACGAACCGATTATAAAAAACCTGAAACGGTTTAATGATGCGGGAAAACCAATCATTATCAGGGTTCCCGTGGTTCCGGGATACAATGATTCGGAAGAAAATCTGAAAGCTACGGCTGAATTCCTGGCTGGGCTGAAATCGGTGGAGCGGGTGGATCTTATGCCGGTGCATGAATTCGGGAAGGTAAAATATGAGCAGCTTGGCAAAGAATACAAATTGAAGGTCAGACCGGTTCCCCCTGAACGCCAGGAAGAAATCAAAGCCCTTTTTGAACACTATGGTTTGAACACCCAGATAGGGGGTTAG
- a CDS encoding 3-keto-5-aminohexanoate cleavage protein has protein sequence MELPKGKIIITAAVNGAFVTKDMNPNVPEQPDEIAREAYDCYNEGAAIVHIHARDKDGKPTGAKEVFAEIHEKIRQKCDIILQDSTGGGANLTIEERVKCLEAMPEMASLNMGTLMRQAGAFAGTPFSNLTKDIEIWAARMKELGIKPEMECYSHSMFRDVENLIQKGLVEKPYYCNFVLGMKYQGAVDATPEYLMSMKQFLPEGSYFNVCAVGSAQLPITTMAMIIGGCARVGLEDNIFYARGELAKSNAQLVARTVRIARELNLEPVTPGEARKILGVKKVL, from the coding sequence ATGGAGCTGCCGAAAGGAAAAATCATCATCACTGCTGCCGTCAACGGGGCGTTTGTCACCAAGGACATGAACCCCAACGTGCCGGAACAGCCTGATGAAATCGCCAGAGAAGCGTACGACTGTTACAACGAAGGAGCGGCCATCGTCCATATCCATGCCCGGGACAAAGACGGCAAACCGACCGGCGCCAAAGAAGTGTTCGCCGAGATCCACGAAAAAATACGCCAAAAGTGCGATATAATCCTGCAGGACTCCACGGGCGGGGGAGCAAACCTGACCATCGAAGAAAGGGTTAAATGCCTCGAAGCCATGCCGGAAATGGCCTCGTTGAACATGGGCACCCTCATGCGCCAGGCCGGGGCGTTTGCCGGAACCCCCTTTTCCAACCTGACCAAGGACATTGAAATATGGGCTGCCAGAATGAAAGAACTTGGCATCAAGCCGGAAATGGAATGCTATTCCCATTCCATGTTCAGGGATGTGGAAAACCTGATTCAAAAAGGCCTGGTGGAGAAGCCGTACTACTGCAACTTCGTGCTGGGCATGAAATACCAGGGAGCGGTGGACGCCACCCCGGAGTACCTGATGTCCATGAAACAGTTTCTGCCTGAGGGCAGCTACTTCAATGTTTGCGCCGTAGGTTCGGCCCAGCTGCCCATCACCACCATGGCCATGATCATCGGGGGATGCGCCAGGGTCGGGCTGGAAGACAACATATTCTATGCCCGGGGCGAACTGGCCAAGAGCAATGCCCAGCTGGTCGCCCGCACAGTCCGCATAGCCAGGGAACTGAATTTGGAGCCGGTGACGCCGGGCGAAGCCAGGAAGATCCTGGGGGTAAAAAAAGTCCTGTAA